The segment TGGTCGGAGAGGAACCGGGATTGCAATCGGTGGACAGAGCGACAGGAACTCCGGCATCCACCATCTTTCGCCCGTCGGCCATCTCTGCCATCAGGAAAAAGGCGGTTCCCGGCAGCAAGACGGCAACCACACCTGCCTCCGCCATGGCCCGGATGCCTTCATCGGAGGCTTTCAACAGATGATCGGCGGAGACGGCCCCCACCTGTGCGGCCAATTCGGCACCGCCGTAGGGTTCGATCTCATCGGCGTGAATCTTGGGGGCGAGTCCGTACTCTTTCCCCGCCTCCAGGATGCGACGGGACTGGTCCGGGGTGAACACGCCCCGCTCACAGAAAACATCGTTGAACTCCGCCAACTTCCGCCGGGCCACCTCGGGGATCATCTCCCGGATCACCTGTTCCACAAATTCATCGGGACGCTCTTTGTAAGCGGCAGGAATGGCATGGGCTCCCATAAAGGTGGAGACCACATTCACCGGGTGGTCCCGGTTCAGCTTTTGGGCCACTTTCAGTTGCTTCAATTCGTGCTCCAGGGAGAGGCCGTAGCCGCTCTTGGCTTCCACGGTGGTGACACCGTGGCGCAGGAATTGATCCAGTCGCCGCCGGCTCTCCTGGTACAACTGTTCTTCATCCGCCTGGCGGGTGGCCGATGTGGTGGCGTGAATGCCACCACCGGCCTCCATGATTTCCATGTAGGTGGCCCCTTGGAGGCGCATTTCAAATTCATTTTCCCGGCTGC is part of the Kroppenstedtia eburnea genome and harbors:
- the hutI gene encoding imidazolonepropionase, yielding MSGKPLLIQKAAQLVTLKGSSTAPLRGKAMEDLHIIEDGSVWVEDGIIRSVGTDAQVREQVGSRLEEAEVVDAAGRLVTPGLVDPHTHLVFAGSRENEFEMRLQGATYMEIMEAGGGIHATTSATRQADEEQLYQESRRRLDQFLRHGVTTVEAKSGYGLSLEHELKQLKVAQKLNRDHPVNVVSTFMGAHAIPAAYKERPDEFVEQVIREMIPEVARRKLAEFNDVFCERGVFTPDQSRRILEAGKEYGLAPKIHADEIEPYGGAELAAQVGAVSADHLLKASDEGIRAMAEAGVVAVLLPGTAFFLMAEMADGRKMVDAGVPVALSTDCNPGSSPTISLPLIMNLGCLKMGMTPAEVLTATTINAAHAIRRGHEIGSLEAGKKADLVVFDVPNYMGLQYHYGSNHTRTVIKDGKVVYERD